The following coding sequences are from one Niveibacterium umoris window:
- a CDS encoding NAD(P)/FAD-dependent oxidoreductase, giving the protein MQRPVFHASLYDRESPPASYWAAVTPAPVFDPLPGDCETEVAVIGGGFTGLSAALHLARDHGIHAVVLEAGAIGWGASGRNAGFNTLPATKHATRTLFAHWCEDDVRAFFEAQQQGQALVQDLAMSEGFDLQSTGSGVFWVAHTVRAVQALAEEGQWLARAGVTARLLDAEEFRRCGHGGREAFGALHLLAGGGINPLALTYGLALAARRHGATVCAHSPVRIWRAADGRHVLETPQGRVRARKVVLATNAYRDGVDPAALQRRVLPAISNIVVTEPLSAAKWDALGLVTEAPMSDSRHLVSYYRRLPDGRLLFGARGDTLGDPGQQARMQARLMALIARKFPDAGPLAPAWFWQGLVALTRRFLPSLGTVPGDDSVHYAFGCFGSGVNTMPWMGRTIARRIAGRRPTAAESCELFRDLPAPLPRSPWLQRKGLQLAYAHYALLDALP; this is encoded by the coding sequence GCGCCCCGTGTTTCATGCCAGCCTCTACGACCGCGAAAGCCCGCCCGCCAGCTACTGGGCTGCGGTGACGCCAGCGCCGGTTTTCGATCCGCTCCCCGGCGACTGCGAGACCGAAGTGGCGGTGATCGGCGGCGGCTTCACCGGACTCTCGGCGGCCTTGCACCTTGCACGCGACCACGGCATCCATGCGGTGGTGCTGGAGGCCGGCGCCATCGGCTGGGGCGCCAGCGGCCGCAATGCCGGCTTCAACACCTTGCCAGCGACCAAGCACGCCACCCGCACCTTGTTCGCCCACTGGTGCGAGGACGACGTACGCGCCTTCTTCGAGGCCCAGCAACAAGGGCAGGCGCTGGTGCAGGACCTCGCCATGAGCGAGGGCTTCGACCTGCAATCGACTGGCTCGGGCGTGTTCTGGGTGGCGCACACGGTGCGTGCGGTGCAGGCGCTCGCCGAAGAGGGGCAGTGGCTGGCCCGCGCCGGGGTGACGGCCCGCCTCCTCGACGCCGAGGAATTCCGGCGCTGCGGGCACGGCGGGCGCGAGGCCTTCGGTGCCCTGCATCTGCTGGCGGGCGGCGGCATCAACCCGCTGGCGCTGACCTACGGGCTCGCGCTCGCCGCCCGGCGGCACGGCGCGACGGTGTGCGCCCATTCACCGGTCCGCATCTGGCGCGCGGCAGACGGGCGTCATGTCCTCGAGACCCCGCAGGGCAGGGTGCGCGCCCGCAAGGTGGTGCTCGCGACCAACGCCTACCGCGACGGCGTCGACCCGGCCGCCCTGCAGCGCCGAGTCCTGCCCGCCATCTCCAACATCGTCGTGACCGAGCCGCTTTCGGCCGCAAAGTGGGACGCGTTGGGCCTCGTCACGGAAGCGCCGATGTCGGATTCACGCCACCTCGTCAGCTACTACCGGCGCCTGCCGGACGGCCGCCTGCTGTTCGGCGCACGCGGCGACACGCTCGGCGATCCGGGCCAGCAGGCCCGGATGCAGGCCCGGCTGATGGCGCTGATCGCCCGCAAGTTTCCCGATGCAGGGCCGCTCGCGCCGGCCTGGTTCTGGCAGGGGCTGGTGGCCCTGACGCGGCGCTTCCTGCCCTCGCTCGGCACCGTGCCCGGCGACGACTCGGTGCACTACGCCTTCGGCTGTTTCGGCTCGGGCGTGAACACCATGCCCTGGATGGGCCGCACGATCGCGCGCCGCATCGCCGGGCGCCGCCCCACCGCCGCCGAGTCCTGCGAACTCTTCCGCGACCTGCCCGCGCCGCTTCCGCGCAGCCCCTGGCTGCAACGCAAGGGGCTGCAGCTCGCCTATGCCCACTACGCCCTGCTGGATGCACTGCCTTGA
- a CDS encoding aldehyde dehydrogenase family protein has product MTMTPTQIQMSERSGHHFVSGQYRPGAGPRRAVIDPASEAVVAHYAEANAEEVAIAVESAAQAQRQWWALSALDRANLLHEVAARLETLAATVGECLTREMGKPYRESHWEVGASASAFRHYAELARHENGRVAGPAIAGQLHMTLKEPLGTVVSIVPFNYPVLLFGWQAAAALAAGNAIIGKPSELTPLTLLLLMPAFEGLPAGLVQVLTGGAETGRLLIEDEHTHAVAFTGSVAAGQAVAQAAGKRFKPVLVEASGNDPFIVMPSAPVEIAARAAAYAAFLNCGQVCTSAERIYVHEAIYDDFVAALTREAQALRVGSGLGRVDVGPLASARERDRVEHIVARAVAQGARLRCGGRRPPGLAAGWFYQPTVLEVRHEMDIMHGECFGPLAPVCMVTNLDEAIALANDSEYGLGANIFTRDLAESMRAVREIESGIVWVNTPLNDNDCVPFGGRKLTGMGRELGIEGLEQFRRSKMVMIAPEAEADPEWFPYPDQDAFAQA; this is encoded by the coding sequence ATGACCATGACACCCACCCAGATCCAGATGTCCGAACGCTCGGGCCATCACTTCGTCTCGGGCCAGTACCGCCCCGGCGCCGGGCCGCGGCGTGCGGTCATCGATCCGGCCAGCGAGGCCGTGGTCGCGCACTACGCCGAGGCCAACGCGGAAGAAGTGGCGATAGCCGTCGAGTCTGCGGCGCAGGCGCAGCGCCAATGGTGGGCGCTCAGCGCGCTGGACCGCGCCAACCTGCTGCATGAGGTCGCCGCCCGGCTCGAAACGCTCGCCGCCACGGTGGGCGAATGCCTGACGCGCGAGATGGGCAAGCCCTACCGCGAATCACACTGGGAGGTGGGCGCCTCGGCAAGCGCCTTCCGCCACTACGCAGAACTGGCCCGCCACGAGAACGGCCGCGTCGCCGGCCCCGCCATCGCCGGGCAACTGCATATGACGCTGAAGGAGCCGCTCGGCACCGTGGTGTCCATCGTCCCCTTCAACTACCCGGTGCTGCTGTTCGGCTGGCAGGCCGCTGCAGCGCTCGCCGCCGGCAACGCGATCATCGGCAAGCCGTCGGAACTCACCCCGCTGACGCTGCTGCTGCTGATGCCCGCCTTCGAGGGGCTGCCGGCAGGCCTCGTCCAGGTACTGACCGGCGGGGCCGAGACCGGGCGCCTGTTGATCGAGGACGAACACACCCATGCCGTGGCCTTCACCGGCAGCGTTGCGGCCGGGCAGGCGGTAGCCCAGGCCGCCGGCAAGCGCTTCAAGCCGGTACTGGTCGAAGCCTCGGGCAACGACCCGTTCATCGTGATGCCCTCAGCGCCGGTGGAGATTGCCGCCCGCGCAGCCGCCTACGCGGCCTTCCTCAACTGTGGGCAGGTGTGCACCTCGGCCGAACGGATCTATGTGCATGAGGCGATCTACGACGACTTCGTCGCCGCGCTGACCCGCGAGGCGCAGGCGCTGCGCGTCGGCAGCGGGCTGGGCCGGGTCGATGTCGGCCCGCTCGCTTCGGCGCGGGAACGCGACCGCGTGGAGCACATCGTCGCCCGCGCGGTGGCGCAAGGGGCTCGCCTGCGCTGCGGCGGCCGGCGCCCCCCGGGCCTGGCGGCAGGCTGGTTCTACCAGCCCACCGTGCTCGAAGTCCGGCATGAGATGGACATCATGCACGGCGAGTGCTTCGGGCCGCTGGCGCCGGTCTGCATGGTCACCAACCTCGACGAAGCGATCGCGCTGGCCAACGACTCCGAATACGGCCTCGGGGCCAACATCTTCACGCGCGATCTGGCCGAGTCGATGCGGGCGGTGCGCGAGATCGAGTCCGGCATCGTGTGGGTGAACACCCCGCTCAACGACAACGACTGCGTGCCCTTCGGCGGCCGCAAGCTCACCGGCATGGGGCGCGAACTGGGCATCGAGGGGCTCGAACAGTTCCGCCGCTCGAAGATGGTGATGATCGCGCCGGAGGCCGAGGCAGACCCCGAATGGTTCCCGTACCCCGACCAGGACGCCTTCGCTCAGGCCTGA